A genomic window from Periophthalmus magnuspinnatus isolate fPerMag1 chromosome 16, fPerMag1.2.pri, whole genome shotgun sequence includes:
- the ica1 gene encoding islet cell autoantigen 1 yields MEQGNLGSSGPGSVSVLKRFQQRYWRTKQSLITVTGQRQDEHVVASDAELDAKLEVFHSIQRTCMELLKVIEQYQRRICVLSQEEAELGRFLRSQASQDKTRAGKIMQATGKALCFSSQQRLALRTPLVRLYQEVETFRYRAISDTWLTVNRMEQSRTEYRGALLWMKDVSQELDPDTHKHMDKFRRVQAQVRSTKSSFDRLKHDVCQKVDMLGASRCNLLSHLLTTYQTTLLHFWEKTSRTMAAIHESFKGSHMYEPAKDSKDRTGKRRRRTKRAETQEGHSSEMADQQLISLENENLNNTGEEKNVSPDVESEEVDSVSLLNEILGSLSLDGGDWTQTVQEGPTVQGHVMQEGPTAQGDPTEQQPTAQEPTVETEEFFLPSQLLDQSLSTLHTADWTSDPHQCNEETGPGANKNTAPASTDPSGRPKQLSAWLNLFADLDPLSNPDAIGNTGSEHEAHEA; encoded by the exons ATGGAGCAGGGGAATCT GGGCAGCTCTGGGCCAGGCTCGGTGTCTGTGCTGAAGCGCTTCCAGCAGAGGTACTGGAGGACCAAGCAGAGCCTTATCACAGTCACGGGGCAGAGGCAGGACGAGCATGTGGTGGCCTCCGACGCTGAGCTCGACGCCAAACTGGAG GTGTTCCACTCCATCCAGAGGACCTGTATGGAGCTGCTCAAAGTGATCGAGCAGTACCAGAGGAGGATCTGCG TACTGTCCcaggaggaggcggagctggGCCGGTTCCTGCGCTCTCAGGCCTCtcaggacaagaccagggcgGGGAAGATCATGCAGGCCACGGGCAAGGCTCTGTGCTTCTCCTCACAGCAGAG ACTGGCTCTGCGCACACCCCTAGTCCGGCTGTACCAGGAGGTGGAGACTTTCCGGTACAGGGCCATCTCGGACACGTGGCTGACGGTGAACCGCATGGAGCAGAGCCGCACAGAATACAGAGGGGCCCTGCTGTGGATGAAGGACGTGTCCCAAGAACTGGACCCggacacacacaagcacatggACAAGTTCAGGAGG GTCCAGGCTCAGGTGAGGAGCACCAAGAGCAGCTTCGATCGCCTCAAACACGACGTGTGTCAGAAGGTGGACATGTTAGGAGCCAGCCGCTGCAACCTGCTCTCCCACCTGCTCACCACCTACCAG ACCACTCTGCTGCACTTCTGGGAGAAGACCTCACGCACCATGGCCGCTATCCACGAGAGCTTTAAGGGGAGCCACATGTACGAGCCCGCCAAG GACTCTAAGGACAGGACAGGGAAGAGGCGAAGGAGGACAAAGAGGGCGGAGACACAGGAGGGACACAGCAGTGAGATGGCAGATCAGCA aCTTATTTCCCTTGAAAATGAAAACCTCAACAACACAGGAGAAG aGAAGAACGTAAGTCCAGATgtggagagtgaggaggtggaCAGTGTGTCGCTCCTGAATGAGATCCTGGGGTCTCTCAGTTTGGACGGAGGGGACTGGACTCAGACAGTGCAGGAGGGGCCCACGGTGCAGGGTCATGTGATGCAGGAGGGCCCCACAGCACAGGGGGACCCCACAGAGCAGCAGCCCACAGCCCAGGAGCCCACAGTGGAGACAGAGGAGTTCTTTTTACCGTCACAGCTGCTGGACCAGAGCCTGTCCACACTGCACACTGCAG actGGACGAGTGACCCACACCAGTGCAACGAGGAGACAGGACCTGGAGCCAACAAGAACACTGCACCAGCATCAACAG ATCCCAGTGGACGTCCCAAACAGCTGTCGGCCTGGTTGAACCTGTTTGCCGACCTGGACCCCCTGTCCAACCCAGACGCCATCGGGAACACGGGGTCCGAACATGAAGCTCACGAAGCCTAA